In one Solanum lycopersicum chromosome 11, SLM_r2.1 genomic region, the following are encoded:
- the LOC101262174 gene encoding scopoletin 8-hydroxylase gives MAPSIDESNALFDFVVQKGNGVKGLVDNGIKVVPERYIQPPKERILIDKKIINSNDDIDQVLVAIDLSKVHGPEHDQVVGTITKAAETLGFFQVINHGVTLELLESLKGAAHNFFAQTPMEKAVYLKEVSPSPLVKYGTSFVPEKEMALEWKDYVSMMYTNDDEAHAQWPPQCKDVALEYLKSSTKMVRILLEILFENLGATLDEEKLESLTGLKMVNMNFYPSCPNPELTVGVGRHSDMGTLTVLLQDGIGGLYVKLEQGVEDEWIEIPPIPGALVINVGDTMQILSNGRYKSAEHRVRTTSSESRVSVPLFATPKPSEKIGPLPQLVESDGVAHYKQVLFGDYMKNFFGKAHEGKKSLDFAQNDDSA, from the exons ATGGCCCCAAGTATTGATGAAAGTAATGCCTTGTTTGATTTTGTGGTCCAAAAGGGTAATGGAGTAAAGGGACTTGTAGACAATGGCATTAAAGTAGTACCAGAAAGATACATACAACCACCAAAAGAGAGAATATTAATTgacaaaaaaatcatcaattcaaaTGATGATATTGATCAAGTATTGGTGGCCATTGATTTATCAAAAGTACATGGTCCTGAACATGATCAAGTGGTGGGAACTATTACAAAGGCTGCTGAGACACTTGGATTTTTTCAAGTGATTAATCATGGTGTGACATTGGAATTGTTGGAATCACTTAAAGGTGCAGCACATAACTTCTTTGCTCAAACACCTATGGAAAAGGCTGTTTATCTAAAAGAAGTGAGTCCAAGTCCGTTGGTTAAATATGGGACTAGCTTTGTACCTGAAAAGGAAATGGCTTTGGAATGGAAAGATTATGTTAGTATGATGTATACTAATGATGATGAGGCACATGCACAATGGCCTCCTCAATGCAA GGATGTGGCTCTTGAATATTTGAAGTCATCAACAAAAATGGTGAGGATACTGTTGgagatattatttgaaaatcttGGAGCAACACTAGATGAAGAAAAATTGGAATCACTAACAGGGCTCAAAATGGTAAACATGAATTTTTACCCAAGTTGCCCTAATCCAGAGCTAACAGTAGGCGTCGGACGCCATTCGGACATGGGAACCCTAACTGTTTTACTACAAGATGGCATTGGTGGTCTATATGTTAAACTTGAACAAGGTGTTGAAGATGAGTGGATTGAGATTCCTCCCATTCCTGGTGCTTTAGTTATCAATGTTGGAGATACCATGCAA ATCTTAAGTAATGGGAGATACAAGAGCGCGGAGCATAGAGTTCGTACAACAAGTTCAGAATCAAGAGTTTCAGTTCCATTGTTTGCTACACCAAAGCCAAGTGAAAAGATAGGTCCATTGCctcaacttgtggaaagtgatGGAGTTGCTCACTACAAACAAGTCTTGTTTGGTGATTACATGAAAAACTTTTTTGGAAAAGCTCATGAAGGCAAAAAATCTCTTGATTTTGCTCAGAATGATGATTCTGCTTAA